From one Plasmodium yoelii strain 17X genome assembly, chromosome: 12 genomic stretch:
- a CDS encoding kinesin-like protein, putative has translation MHKRAYSESLGLTDELIRIRKLEQNEEITLQTDPKDKTALYFKKDFEIEKYTFDLVFDGNDNNESIFNEIGGHEIVNSVCRGYKETIITYGQTGSGKTYTLFGSEKEYGLIYYFIYHLYKLCNKKNYIKSSIYLSIYEILGDTLIDLMSYQNEKNIEFYTEEYYLKTIKYSYKVVNIKSYESAKKMIDAACMLRNVEATSQNMRSSRSHAIIQFFVNISESNISNNVKTVKDYYGVLTLVDLVGCEREEYNANKNINKYEYKGGNTNDKTSARVLNSSLSSLNKMLRKMQMGNLDESDKRQSVLCKVLFNYIQKTCGVCLIFCFNPTLSQKSLTSSTLTMANECKKIKSKRKQLFYVNSESREEFFKNIKTEGNTHATTNSGSKKTNAKNETNEMDETNENQFKGTKQNNAHSKSTQQIDIHNSDKNDINDKVKVRNNSSIFVLYTNDDNNKIINITDKKVDNEKYNLLRNLLHEIVEEKMMEDKNNKNTIEQLKNDISKLKNECNFWKKETYNYHNKLKMLNKNYLKINEFLFKTLNNNSINSTNSNDTKINYNTRQNSNSPNSYHNYSLKNYPNETRKYEKSQSLSTNLNRKLCEDNKNIPISPCTHKKETIDIENSYLKKKNSISPDSFRTKKNLENEENSSKRTSGYSKINSERYNLKSKPITEIYQINEQGLEKNSFYNKHRSFSEAYNYDEKKITK, from the exons ATGCACAAAAGGGCATACAGTGAGTCGCTTGGGTTAACAGACGAATTGA TAAGAATTCGAAAattagaacaaaatgaagaaataacTTTGCAAACAGATCCAAAAGATAAAACagcattatattttaaaaaagatttcgaaattgaaaaatatacatttgATTTAGTATTTGATggaaatgataataatgaatcaatatttaatgaaatagGTGGTCATGAAATAGTTAATAGTGTATGTAGAGGATACAAAGAGACTATAATAACATATGGTCAGACAGGAAGTGGTAAAACATATACATTGTTTGGTTCTGAAAAAGAATATggtttaatttattattttatttatcatttatataaattatgtaataaaaaaaattatataaaatctTCGATATATTTAAgtatatatgaaattttaGGGGATACCTTAATAGATCTTATGTCAtatcaaaatgaaaaaaatatagaattttatACAGAAGagtattatttaaaaactataaaatattcatataaagttgttaatataaaaagttaTGAATCtgcgaaaaaaatgattgaTGCTGCTTGTATGTTAAGAAATGTTGAAGCCACTTCGCAAAACATGAG aTCCAGTAGATCCCATGCTATTATTCAATTTTTTGTCAACATTTCTGAATCTAATATTTCTAATAATGTAAAAACTGTTAAGGATTATTATGGCGTTTTAACTTTGGTTGATTTGGTTGGTTGTGAAAGAGAAGAATATaatgcaaataaaaatataaataaatatgaatataaagGAGGGAATACAAATGATAAAACATCTGCTCGAGTTTTAAACTCTTCTCTATCTTCCCTTAATAAAATGCTTAGAAAAATGCAG aTGGGAAATTTAGACGAATCAGATAAACGGCAAAGTGTTTTATGTAAAGTTTTATTTAACTATATACAAAAGACATGTGGAGTTTGtctcattttttgttttaaccCCACACTAAGTCAAAAAAgt CTCACCAGTTCTACTCTTACTATGGCGAACGaatgcaaaaaaataaaaagcaaAAGGAAACAACTATTTTATGTTAATTCTGAAAGTCGAGAagaatttttcaaaaatataaaaaccgAAGGTAATACCCATGCTACTACAAATAGTGGCAGTAAAAAAACGAATGCTAAGAACGAAACGAACGAAATGGACGAAACGAATGAAAACCAATTTAAAGGCACAAAACAGAATAATGCACATTCCAAGAGCACACAACAAATTGATATACATAATTCAGATAAAAACGATATTAATGATAAAGTAAAAGTTCGAAACAATTCTtcaatatttgttttatatacaaatgatgataataataaaattataaatataacagATAAAAAAGttgataatgaaaaatataatcttTTAAGAAATCTTCTACATGAAATTGTAGAAGAAAAAATGATGGaagacaaaaataataaaaatactattgaacaattaaaaaatgatatatctaaattaaaaaatgaatgtaatttttggaaaaaagaaacatataattatcataataaattaaaaatgttaaataaaaactatttaaaaattaatgagtttctttttaaaacattaaaTAACAACTCTATTAATAGTACCAATAGTAATGAcacaaaaattaattataacaCTCGACAAAATAGCAACTCACCAAATAGCTATCATAATTATTCTCTTAAAAATTATCCAAATGAGACACGCAAATACGAGAAAAGTCAAAGTCTCTCAACCAATTTGAACAGGAAACTTTGTGaagacaataaaaatattcccaTTAGTCCATGTACAcataaaaaagaaacaattgatattgaaaatagctatctaaaaaaaaaaaattcaatttCACCTGACTCGTtcagaacaaaaaaaaatttagaaaacGAAGAAAATTCTTCGAAAAGAACAAGTGGATATTCCAAAATAAATTCAGAAagatataatttaaaaagtaAGCCTATAACAGaaatttatcaaataaatgAACAAGGCttagaaaaaaattcatTCTACAATAAGCATAGGTCTTTTAGCGAAGCATATAATTATgatgagaaaaaaattacGAAATAA
- a CDS encoding UDP-N-acetylglucosamine transferase subunit ALG13, putative, with product MYLFVTVGSYKFDELIEYIDKKEFHIFLKKNGFTKLTIQIGNSKYIPKLIYNYKNKNSILLQKVKYFRYKNSINKYYDKANLILSHAGVGTTFECLRKNKKIIIVPNIKLMDNHQMEFAHFMSTSNYLESCDNLLNLKQCILTCLKTDKYETLPKPQIDKFLSDLKDLINL from the coding sequence ATGTACTTATTTGTTACAGTTGGTTCTTATAAATTTGATGAATTAATTGaatatatagataaaaaagaatttcacatatttttaaaaaaaaatggtttTACAAAATTAACTATACAAATTGGAAACTCTAAATATATACCTAAGTTAATATAcaattacaaaaataaaaattcaattttattacaaaaagtaaaatattttcgatataaaaatagtattaataaatattatgataaaGCTAATCTAATTTTAAGTCATGCAGGAGTAGGAACAACATTTGAATGCTtacgaaaaaataaaaaaataataattgttccaaatataaaattaatggaTAATCATCAAATGGAATTTGCTCATTTTATGTCTACTTCAAATTATTTAGAAAGTTgtgataatttattaaatttaaaacaatgTATTTTGACATGCTTAAAGACAGATAAATATGAAACACTTCCCAAACCCCAAATAGATAAATTCTTATCTGATTTAAAAGATCTCATAAATTTGTAG